In Fusarium oxysporum f. sp. lycopersici 4287 chromosome 2, whole genome shotgun sequence, a genomic segment contains:
- a CDS encoding hypothetical protein (At least one base has a quality score < 10): MISTKKSGSPQTRKQAVAEASSSRVVPKPVPDSQTQDPRTYQIDQLRRRYSPKETTAPDGATSLLFKIKPSDPDFPFELAALECDLRVPQAYPDEKPVLHVKNKDIPRGFGINIERGWDGLVEERPGATLLAHTRELDKNLERFLSEQKAETVKLVTFRDTRHVEVQKPQTNEPVQPKQVSEPTPPKPAPTPFKYVPEPSYTRDEIAAAKERRALEIRQLEARMKRTPEYRRSPDGVVYTLPLQPLKRSELPPGLQSVRSLHLIIPLIYPLQNLRIQLNNVEPEDAEPVEDLFCEKAAEQQQMSLMSHLNYLAQNIHKLAKQAQAQAPKAEPAAPVPEDQPQDTKETLSKSEDSHIQVIPRPPEWNHVDGDESEDSSSSDDADEGGAVLENEEKEPQVAMPGETPERGTMLSFPSIELHGIEILQLSILGISVKCERCKTVNEVTGLKPDVEKTSSCKKCATAFAVKYRPTLVHEHSTRAGFLDLAGCKVADMLPSTFVPICERCSTPAPGLVSVRGSSVTNVCRDCHGHFTFKIPEVKFLFITPGSRPPPTAGPRRKQEKLGLHAGEQLPNKGACSHYRKSYRWFRFSCCSRVHPCDKCHDDQEDHINEWANRIICGWCSREQNYSSAVEACRYCGRYLIGRKGRGFWEGGKGTRDRRMMSRKDPRKYKRIGGSAAKDKET, from the coding sequence ATGATCTCTACCAAAAAGTCAGGCTCGCCACAGACCCGTAAACAGGCGGTGGCTgaagcctcttcttctcgagtCGTCCCAAAGCCTGTGCCAGATTCGCAGACTCAGGATCCTAGGACATATCAGATCGATCAGCTGCGGCGACGCTATTCGCCAAAGGAGACCACCGCACCAGACGGTGCGACTTCATTGTTGTTCAAGATTAAGCCCTCGGATCCTGACTTTCCATTTGAGTTGGCTGCCCTCGAGTGTGATCTCCGTGTCCCGCAGGCATATCCGGATGAGAAGCCGGTGCTGCATgtgaagaacaaggacatcCCAAGGGGTTTTGGTATCAATATCGAGAGAGGATGGGATGGGCTCGTGGAGGAGAGACCCGGAGCTACGTTGCTCGCTCACACACGAGAGTTGGACAAGAATTTGGAAAGGTTTCTGTCTGAGCAAAAGGCCGAGACAGTCAAGCTCGTGACTTTTAGAGACACGAGGCACGTGGAGGTACAAAAGCCTCAGACAAACGAGCCAGTGCAGCCCAAGCAGGTCTCTGAGCCAACTCCGCCAAAACCTGCTCCCACGCCCTTTAAGTACGTTCCAGAGCCGTCGTACACAAGAGACGAAATCGCCGCTGCAAAGGAACGGCGTGCTCTTGAGATTCGTCAGCTCGAGGCGCGTATGAAGAGGACACCCGAGTATCGCCGTTCTCCTGATGGCGTCGTGTACACGCTGCCGCTGCAACCACTGAAGCGCTCGGAGCTTCCGCCAGGACTGCAATCTGTCAGGAGTCTTCACTTGATTATTCCGCTGATTTATCCCCTGCAGAACCTCCGCATTCAGCTCAATAATGTCGAGCCTGAAGATGCGGAGCCTGTGGAGGACCTTTTCTGTGAAAAGGCAGCTGAGCAACAGCAGATGTCTCTCATGAGTCATCTCAACTACCTCGCACAAAACATCCACAAACTGGCGAAGCAAgcacaggcacaggcacCCAAGGCCGAACCAGCAGCGCCAGTACCTGAAGATCAACCCCAAGATACAAAGGAAACATTGTCAAAATCTGAAGATAGCCATATTCAGGTGATCCCACGACCTCCCGAGTGGAACCACGTCGATGGAGATGAATCTGAAGATAGCTCCAGttctgatgatgctgatgaaggCGGTGCTGTGTTAgagaatgaggagaaggaacCACAGGTCGCCATGCCAGGTGAAACCCCTGAGCGTGGTACCATGTTGTCGTTTCCGTCTATTGAGTTGCACGGTATTGAAATACTTCAGCTCTCCATCTTGGGTATCAGTGTGAAGTGCGAGCGATGCAAGACGGTCAACGAGGTCACGGGCCTAAAGCCTGACGTCGAGAAGACGTCGAGCTGTAAGAAATGTGCAACAGCGTTTGCCGTCAAGTATCGACCTACGCTGGTTCATGAGCATTCTACTAGGGCTGGGTTCCTTGATCTCGCTGGGTGTAAAGTGGCAGATATGCTCCCCAGCACCTTTGTCCCAATCTGCGAGAGGTGCTCTACTCCAGCTCCTGGTCTTGTTTCAGTACGGGGCTCATCCGTCACCAATGTCTGCCGAGACTGTCATGGTCATTTCACTTTCAAGATCCCTGAAGTCAAGTTCCTCTTCATCACGCCTGGTTCGCGCCCTCCACCTACCGCAGGGCCGCGGCGgaagcaggagaagctgGGTCTTCACGCGGGAGAGCAGCTCCCAAACAAAGGCGCATGCTCGCACTACCGAAAGTCCTACCGATGGTTCCGTTTCTCATGCTGCAGCCGGGTTCATCCCTGTGACAAGTGCCATGATGATCAGGAAGATCATATCAACGAATGGGCCAACCGCATCATCTGCGGCTGGTGTAGTCGCGAGCAAAACTATTCTTCAGCAGTTGAGGCGTGTCGATACTGCGGCCGATACCTGATAGGCAGAAAGGGCCGGGGATTCTGGGAGGGTGGGAAAGGGACTCGCGACAGGAGAATGATGAGTCGGAAGGATCCGAGAAAGTACAAGAGGATTGGTGGTTCGGCAGCTAAAGACAAAGAGACCTAG
- a CDS encoding T-complex protein 1 subunit epsilon → MCRMVIATTCHDGDSQLTTTAAVMKDEQGRPFIVVRDQGKKKRQFGNEAVKSHILAARTVANIVKSSLGPRGLDKILISPDGDITVTNDGATILQQMEITNHVAKLLVELSKSQDDEIGDGTTGVVVLAGALLEQAADLIDKGIHPIRIADGYDQACDIAVAELDKISDTIEFSREETSNLVKVARTSLGSKIVSKSHDQFANIAVDAVLSVADLERKDVDFELIKVDGKVGGALEDTLLVKGVIVDKDFSHPQMPSEVRDAKIAILTCAFEPPKPKTKHHLDITSVEEFKKLQNYEKEKFIEMIQQIKDTGANLAICQWGFDDEANHLLLQNELPAVRWVGGPEIELIAIATNGRIVPRFEDLTAEKLGSAGIVREMTFGTTREKMLVIEECANTRAVTVFVRGSNKMIIDEAKRSLHDALCVVRNLVRDNRVVYGGGAAEIACSLAVEDEAVKTPGLEQYAMRAFSEALDTVPMTLAENSGLNPIATLAEVKSQQVKAGPEGRGKLGVDCMGRGDNNMKDAFVIDPLIGKKQQLQLATQLCRMVLKVNNVIVSGADDNDF, encoded by the exons ATGTGTCGAATGGTAATTGCGACAACTTGCCATGATGGTGATTCTCAGCTAACAACAACAGCGGCGGTAATGAAGGATGAGCAAGGCCGACCTTTCATTGTCGTCAGGGA TcaggggaagaagaagcgccAGTTTGGCAACGAAGCCGTCAAGTCCCATATTCTCGCCGCTCGAACAGTCGCCAACATTGTCAAGTCCTCTCTCGGACCTCGTGGACTCGACAAGATTCTCATCTCCCCCGATGGAGATATCACCGTGACGAACGATGGCGCTACGATTCTACAGCAGATGGAGATTACAAACCACGTTGCTAAGCTACTAGTGGAGCTTTCCAAGTCACAGGATGACGAGATTGGTGACGGTACCACCGGTGTCGTTGTCCTCGCCGGTGCTCTGTTGGAACAGGCTGCCGATCTTATCGACAAGGGAATCCACCCTATTCGAATTGCCGACGGTTACGATCAAGCTTGCGAtattgctgttgctgagctGGACAAGATTTCAGACACCATCGAGTTCTCCCGAGAAGAGACCTCCAACCTTGTCAAGGTCGCCCGAACAAGTCTGGGCAGCAAGATTGTGTCCAAATCTCATGACCAGTTTGCCAACATCGCCGTTGATGCCGTCCTCTCCGTTGCCGACCTTGAGCGAAAGGATGTCGATTTCGAGTTGATCAAGGTTGATGGAAAGGTCGGAGGAGCCCTCGAGGATACCCTTCTCGTCAAGGGTGTCATTGTCGACAAGGACTTCTCTCACCCTCAGATGCCTTCAGAAGTCCGAGACGCCAAGATTGCCATTCTCACATGCGCATTCGAGCCTCCaaagcccaagaccaagcaCCACCTGGATATTACCAGCGTCGAGGAGTTCAAAAAATTGCAAAACtatgagaaggagaagttTATTGAGATGATCCAGCAGATCAAGGACACAGGCGCTAACCTGGCTATTTGCCAGTGGGGTTTCGATGATGAGGCCAaccatctcctccttcagAACGAGCTACCAGCCGTCCGATGGGTCGGTGGTCCTGAGATTGAGCTGATTGCTATCGCTACCAACGGCCGAATTGTTCCCAGGTTTGAGGATCTTACAGCCGAGAAGCTGGGTAGTGCTGGTATCGTCCGTGAGATGACTTTCGGCACAACACGGGAGAAGATGCTTGTCATTGAGGAGTGTGCCAACACCCGGGCTGTTACAGTCTTTGTCCGAGGCAGCAACAAGATG ATTATCGATGAGGCTAAGCGATCGCTGCACGATGCCCTTTGCGTGGTGCGAAACCTGGTCCGCGACAACCGTGTCGTTTACGGTGGTGGCGCTGCTGAGATTGCTTGTTCTCTGGCTGTTGAGGACGAGGCCGTCAAGACACCCGGTCTTGAGCAGTACGCTATGCGTGCCTTCTCCGAGGCTCTCGATACCGTCCCCATGACCCTGGCCGAGAACAGTGGTCTCAACCCTATCGCTACTCTGGCAGAGGTCAAGAGTCAGCAGGTCAAGGCTGGTCCTGAGGGCCGAGGaaagcttggtgttgactgCATGGGACGCGGAGACAACAACATGAAGGACGCCTTTGTTATCGATCCTCTTATCggcaagaagcagcagcttcagctcgCCACACAATTATGTCGCATGGtcctcaaggtcaacaaTGTTATTGTGTCGGGAGCGGATGACAACGACTTTTAG
- a CDS encoding T-complex protein 1 subunit epsilon — MDSLNLDVSNAAVMKDEQGRPFIVVRDQGKKKRQFGNEAVKSHILAARTVANIVKSSLGPRGLDKILISPDGDITVTNDGATILQQMEITNHVAKLLVELSKSQDDEIGDGTTGVVVLAGALLEQAADLIDKGIHPIRIADGYDQACDIAVAELDKISDTIEFSREETSNLVKVARTSLGSKIVSKSHDQFANIAVDAVLSVADLERKDVDFELIKVDGKVGGALEDTLLVKGVIVDKDFSHPQMPSEVRDAKIAILTCAFEPPKPKTKHHLDITSVEEFKKLQNYEKEKFIEMIQQIKDTGANLAICQWGFDDEANHLLLQNELPAVRWVGGPEIELIAIATNGRIVPRFEDLTAEKLGSAGIVREMTFGTTREKMLVIEECANTRAVTVFVRGSNKMIIDEAKRSLHDALCVVRNLVRDNRVVYGGGAAEIACSLAVEDEAVKTPGLEQYAMRAFSEALDTVPMTLAENSGLNPIATLAEVKSQQVKAGPEGRGKLGVDCMGRGDNNMKDAFVIDPLIGKKQQLQLATQLCRMVLKVNNVIVSGADDNDF, encoded by the exons ATGGATTCATTGA ATTTGGATGTGTCGAATG CGGCGGTAATGAAGGATGAGCAAGGCCGACCTTTCATTGTCGTCAGGGA TcaggggaagaagaagcgccAGTTTGGCAACGAAGCCGTCAAGTCCCATATTCTCGCCGCTCGAACAGTCGCCAACATTGTCAAGTCCTCTCTCGGACCTCGTGGACTCGACAAGATTCTCATCTCCCCCGATGGAGATATCACCGTGACGAACGATGGCGCTACGATTCTACAGCAGATGGAGATTACAAACCACGTTGCTAAGCTACTAGTGGAGCTTTCCAAGTCACAGGATGACGAGATTGGTGACGGTACCACCGGTGTCGTTGTCCTCGCCGGTGCTCTGTTGGAACAGGCTGCCGATCTTATCGACAAGGGAATCCACCCTATTCGAATTGCCGACGGTTACGATCAAGCTTGCGAtattgctgttgctgagctGGACAAGATTTCAGACACCATCGAGTTCTCCCGAGAAGAGACCTCCAACCTTGTCAAGGTCGCCCGAACAAGTCTGGGCAGCAAGATTGTGTCCAAATCTCATGACCAGTTTGCCAACATCGCCGTTGATGCCGTCCTCTCCGTTGCCGACCTTGAGCGAAAGGATGTCGATTTCGAGTTGATCAAGGTTGATGGAAAGGTCGGAGGAGCCCTCGAGGATACCCTTCTCGTCAAGGGTGTCATTGTCGACAAGGACTTCTCTCACCCTCAGATGCCTTCAGAAGTCCGAGACGCCAAGATTGCCATTCTCACATGCGCATTCGAGCCTCCaaagcccaagaccaagcaCCACCTGGATATTACCAGCGTCGAGGAGTTCAAAAAATTGCAAAACtatgagaaggagaagttTATTGAGATGATCCAGCAGATCAAGGACACAGGCGCTAACCTGGCTATTTGCCAGTGGGGTTTCGATGATGAGGCCAaccatctcctccttcagAACGAGCTACCAGCCGTCCGATGGGTCGGTGGTCCTGAGATTGAGCTGATTGCTATCGCTACCAACGGCCGAATTGTTCCCAGGTTTGAGGATCTTACAGCCGAGAAGCTGGGTAGTGCTGGTATCGTCCGTGAGATGACTTTCGGCACAACACGGGAGAAGATGCTTGTCATTGAGGAGTGTGCCAACACCCGGGCTGTTACAGTCTTTGTCCGAGGCAGCAACAAGATG ATTATCGATGAGGCTAAGCGATCGCTGCACGATGCCCTTTGCGTGGTGCGAAACCTGGTCCGCGACAACCGTGTCGTTTACGGTGGTGGCGCTGCTGAGATTGCTTGTTCTCTGGCTGTTGAGGACGAGGCCGTCAAGACACCCGGTCTTGAGCAGTACGCTATGCGTGCCTTCTCCGAGGCTCTCGATACCGTCCCCATGACCCTGGCCGAGAACAGTGGTCTCAACCCTATCGCTACTCTGGCAGAGGTCAAGAGTCAGCAGGTCAAGGCTGGTCCTGAGGGCCGAGGaaagcttggtgttgactgCATGGGACGCGGAGACAACAACATGAAGGACGCCTTTGTTATCGATCCTCTTATCggcaagaagcagcagcttcagctcgCCACACAATTATGTCGCATGGtcctcaaggtcaacaaTGTTATTGTGTCGGGAGCGGATGACAACGACTTTTAG